One Streptomyces sp. P9-A2 DNA window includes the following coding sequences:
- a CDS encoding sodium-translocating pyrophosphatase, with protein sequence MAELFLSHQPGRPISLAAAVLTDGNRLLVVVIGVVALAALAVAGVLVRQVLAAGEGTEKMKEIAAAVQEGANAYLARQLRTLGVFAAVVFFLLLLLPADDWNQRAGRSVFFLIGAAFSAATGYIGMWLAVRSNVRVAAAAREATPAPGEPEKDLTAVSHKAMKIAFRTGGVVGMFTVGLGLLGAACVVLVYAADAPKVLEGFGLGAALIAMFMRVGGGIFTKAADVGADLVGKVEKGIPEDDPRNAATIADNVGDNVGDCAGMAADLFESYAVTLVAALILGSAAFGDAGLAFPLLVPAIGVLTAMIGIFAVAPRRADRSGMSAINRGFFISAVISLVLVAIAVYSYLPSSYAGLDGVTDAAIQGKDGDPRVLALVAVAIGIVLAALIQQLTGYFTETTRRPVRDIGKTSLTGPATVVLAGVSLGLESAVYTALLIGLGVYGAFLLGGTSIMLALFAVALAGTGLLTTVGVIVAMDTFGPVSDNAQGIAEMSGDVEGAGAQVLTDLDAVGNTTKAITKGIAIATAVLAAAALFGSYRDAITTGARDVGERLSGEGAPLSLMMDISQPNNLVGLIAGAAVVFLFSGLAISAVSRSAGAVVFEVRRQFREKPGIMDYSEKPEYGKVVDICTKDALRELATPGLLAVMAPIFIGFTLGVGPLGAFLAGAIGSGTLMAVFLANSGGAWDNAKKLVEDGHHGGKGSEAHEATIIGDTVGDPFKDTAGPAINPLLKVMNLVALLIAPAVIQFSYGADKNVGVRVLIAVLALTVIVGSVYVSKRRGIAMGDEGDTEPDSTSADPAVVS encoded by the coding sequence ATGGCGGAGCTTTTCCTCTCACATCAGCCGGGCCGACCCATCTCCCTCGCGGCTGCCGTGCTGACCGACGGCAACCGTCTGCTCGTGGTGGTCATCGGGGTCGTAGCACTGGCGGCGCTGGCCGTCGCGGGGGTCCTGGTGCGCCAGGTACTCGCGGCCGGCGAGGGCACCGAAAAAATGAAGGAGATCGCCGCGGCGGTCCAGGAGGGCGCGAACGCCTATCTGGCCCGTCAGCTGCGCACGCTCGGCGTATTCGCCGCCGTCGTGTTCTTCCTGCTTCTGCTGCTGCCCGCGGACGACTGGAATCAGCGTGCCGGACGATCGGTGTTCTTCTTGATCGGAGCGGCGTTCTCGGCGGCCACCGGGTATATCGGCATGTGGCTCGCCGTCCGCAGCAATGTGCGAGTCGCCGCGGCGGCCCGCGAGGCGACACCGGCTCCCGGAGAGCCGGAAAAGGATCTCACCGCCGTCTCGCACAAAGCGATGAAGATCGCTTTCCGTACGGGCGGCGTGGTCGGCATGTTCACCGTCGGGCTCGGCCTGCTGGGTGCCGCCTGCGTGGTGCTCGTGTACGCGGCCGACGCGCCGAAGGTGCTCGAGGGCTTCGGGCTCGGGGCCGCGCTGATCGCGATGTTCATGCGGGTGGGCGGCGGAATCTTCACCAAGGCCGCCGATGTCGGCGCCGACCTGGTCGGCAAGGTCGAGAAGGGCATTCCGGAGGACGATCCGCGCAATGCCGCGACCATCGCCGACAACGTGGGCGACAACGTCGGCGACTGCGCGGGCATGGCGGCCGACCTGTTCGAATCGTACGCCGTGACGCTGGTGGCCGCGCTGATCCTGGGCTCGGCCGCGTTCGGCGACGCCGGACTGGCCTTCCCGCTGCTCGTGCCCGCGATCGGTGTGCTCACCGCGATGATCGGCATCTTCGCGGTGGCCCCCAGACGCGCCGACCGCAGTGGCATGAGCGCGATCAACCGCGGTTTCTTCATCTCCGCGGTGATCTCACTCGTCCTGGTCGCGATCGCCGTGTACAGCTATCTGCCGTCCTCGTACGCCGGCCTCGACGGTGTCACCGACGCGGCGATCCAGGGCAAGGACGGTGACCCGAGGGTCCTCGCGCTCGTCGCGGTGGCCATCGGCATCGTGCTCGCCGCACTGATCCAGCAGCTCACCGGCTACTTCACCGAGACCACCCGGCGCCCCGTCAGGGACATCGGGAAGACCTCGCTCACCGGCCCGGCCACCGTCGTCCTCGCCGGGGTCTCCCTCGGGCTCGAATCGGCCGTCTACACCGCCCTGCTGATCGGTCTCGGCGTGTACGGGGCGTTCCTGCTCGGCGGTACGTCGATCATGCTGGCACTGTTCGCGGTGGCGCTGGCCGGCACCGGCCTGCTCACCACGGTCGGTGTGATCGTCGCGATGGACACCTTCGGGCCGGTCTCCGACAACGCTCAGGGCATCGCCGAGATGTCCGGCGACGTCGAGGGCGCCGGCGCCCAGGTACTCACCGACCTGGACGCCGTCGGCAACACCACCAAGGCCATCACCAAGGGCATCGCCATCGCCACGGCGGTGCTCGCGGCGGCGGCCCTGTTCGGCTCGTACCGTGACGCCATCACCACCGGCGCGCGGGACGTGGGCGAACGGCTCAGCGGTGAGGGCGCGCCGTTGAGTCTGATGATGGACATCTCGCAGCCCAACAACCTCGTCGGTCTCATCGCGGGCGCGGCGGTCGTCTTCCTCTTCTCGGGGCTGGCGATCAGCGCGGTGTCGCGGTCGGCGGGTGCGGTGGTCTTCGAGGTGCGGCGGCAGTTCCGCGAGAAGCCCGGGATCATGGACTACAGCGAGAAGCCGGAGTACGGCAAGGTCGTCGACATCTGTACCAAGGACGCCCTGCGCGAACTCGCCACACCCGGTCTGCTGGCCGTGATGGCACCCATCTTCATCGGGTTCACGCTGGGTGTCGGACCGCTCGGCGCCTTCCTGGCGGGCGCGATCGGCTCGGGCACGCTCATGGCGGTGTTCCTCGCCAACTCGGGTGGCGCGTGGGACAACGCCAAGAAGCTCGTCGAGGACGGCCACCACGGCGGCAAGGGCAGTGAGGCCCACGAGGCGACCATCATCGGCGACACCGTCGGCGACCCCTTCAAGGACACCGCGGGGCCGGCCATCAACCCGCTGCTGAAGGTGATGAACCTGGTGGCGCTGCTCATCGCGCCCGCGGTCATCCAGTTCTCCTACGGCGCGGACAAGAACGTCGGCGTGCGGGTGCTGATCGCGGTTCTCGCCCTGACGGTGATCGTCGGCTCCGTGTACGTGTCCAAACGGCGCGGGATCGCCATGGGTGACGAAGGTGATACCGAACCGGATTCCACATCGGCCGATCCGGCGGTGGTTTCGTAG
- a CDS encoding small secreted protein has product MEGADPVNKKLAAALSGGAVLVLALTGCGGGDDNNEKLNSWADQVCGAVQPQAKKIQAANAAIQKETSDNSTPEEVQKTDSKAFQDMSDAYRAIGAAVTKAGAPDVENGEKKQTDAVKELNSISTSYASLKEQVDGLDTDDQAKFADGLKDIATELDKLSKSGNDALKTLEEGEVGEAMARQASCKTAAGSGQATTG; this is encoded by the coding sequence ATGGAAGGGGCCGATCCGGTGAACAAGAAGCTCGCGGCCGCGCTGTCCGGCGGCGCGGTACTGGTACTGGCGCTGACGGGATGCGGCGGCGGCGACGACAACAACGAGAAGCTGAACTCCTGGGCGGACCAGGTCTGCGGCGCGGTGCAGCCGCAGGCGAAGAAGATCCAGGCCGCCAACGCCGCGATCCAGAAGGAGACCTCGGACAACAGCACCCCGGAAGAGGTCCAGAAGACCGACTCGAAAGCCTTCCAGGACATGTCCGACGCCTACAGGGCGATCGGTGCGGCCGTGACCAAGGCGGGGGCGCCGGACGTCGAGAACGGCGAGAAGAAGCAGACGGACGCGGTCAAGGAGCTCAACAGCATCTCCACGTCGTACGCCTCCCTGAAGGAGCAGGTCGACGGGCTCGACACGGACGACCAGGCGAAGTTCGCCGACGGCCTGAAGGACATCGCCACCGAGCTGGACAAACTCAGCAAGAGCGGCAACGACGCCCTCAAGACGCTGGAGGAGGGCGAGGTCGGCGAGGCGATGGCCCGGCAGGCCAGTTGCAAGACGGCCGCCGGTTCGGGGCAGGCCACGACGGGCTGA
- a CDS encoding class I SAM-dependent methyltransferase codes for MSNPGLPPLPSSDRPDTAARLRDALLGASFTADGLLELLGAPAYAALARSETVPAFRATRGDTPLETLVRLFLLQQPVPHARVVDVLPVDACLEDGWLARAGEDDVVATVDVRPYGGPADEDWFIVSDLGCAVGGAGGIGSAHEGVVLGVGGASTTLAGITVRTPVASALDLGTGSGIQALHATRHATRVTATDVNPRALHITALTLALSGVPAADLREGSLFAPVRADEKYDLIVSNPPFVISPGARLTYRDGGMGGDDLCRTLVQEAGERLGDGGFAQFLANWQHVEGEDWQDRLRSWVPRGCDAWIVQREVQDVNQYTELWLRDAGDHRGDTAEYRARYDAWLDEFEARGVKAVGFGWITLRRSGADRPSVTVEEWPHPVEQPLGDTVRAHFERLGHLRAHDDAALLEARFKLAAEVVQEQVGLPGAEDPEHVVLRQNRGMRRATRVDTIGAGFAGVSDGTMSAGRILDAIAQLLGEDPVLLRDRTPAQIRLLVEQGFLEPVK; via the coding sequence GTGAGTAACCCCGGCCTGCCGCCCCTGCCCTCGTCCGACCGTCCCGACACCGCCGCCCGCCTCCGGGACGCGCTGCTCGGGGCCTCCTTCACCGCCGACGGACTGCTCGAACTGCTCGGCGCCCCCGCGTACGCGGCGCTGGCCCGCAGCGAGACCGTGCCCGCCTTCCGGGCCACGCGCGGGGACACCCCGCTGGAGACGCTCGTACGCCTGTTCCTGTTGCAGCAACCCGTGCCGCACGCGCGCGTGGTGGACGTGCTGCCCGTCGACGCCTGTCTGGAGGACGGGTGGCTGGCGCGCGCCGGCGAGGACGACGTCGTCGCGACCGTGGACGTACGGCCGTACGGCGGGCCCGCGGACGAGGACTGGTTCATCGTGTCCGACCTCGGGTGCGCGGTCGGCGGTGCGGGCGGCATCGGCAGTGCGCACGAGGGCGTCGTCCTCGGCGTCGGCGGCGCGTCCACGACCCTGGCCGGTATCACCGTCCGCACGCCCGTCGCCTCCGCGCTGGACCTCGGTACCGGTTCCGGCATCCAGGCGCTGCACGCCACTCGGCACGCCACGCGTGTGACGGCCACCGACGTCAACCCGCGCGCGCTGCACATCACCGCGCTCACCCTGGCCCTCTCCGGGGTACCGGCCGCCGATCTGCGGGAGGGGTCGCTGTTCGCGCCCGTCCGCGCGGACGAGAAGTACGACCTGATCGTGTCCAATCCGCCCTTCGTGATCTCGCCGGGCGCGCGGCTCACCTACCGCGACGGCGGAATGGGCGGGGACGATCTGTGCCGCACGCTCGTTCAGGAGGCGGGGGAACGGCTCGGCGACGGCGGGTTCGCGCAGTTCCTCGCCAACTGGCAGCACGTCGAAGGGGAGGACTGGCAGGACAGGCTCAGGTCGTGGGTGCCCCGTGGGTGCGACGCCTGGATCGTGCAGCGCGAGGTGCAGGACGTCAACCAGTACACCGAGCTGTGGCTGCGGGACGCCGGAGACCACCGCGGTGACACGGCCGAGTACCGGGCGCGGTACGACGCCTGGCTGGACGAGTTCGAGGCGCGTGGCGTGAAGGCGGTCGGCTTCGGCTGGATCACGCTGCGCAGGTCGGGCGCCGACCGGCCGTCGGTCACGGTGGAGGAATGGCCGCATCCGGTCGAGCAGCCGCTCGGCGACACGGTGCGGGCCCACTTCGAGCGGCTCGGCCATCTCCGTGCGCACGACGACGCCGCGCTGCTCGAAGCGCGCTTCAAGCTGGCCGCCGAGGTGGTGCAGGAGCAGGTCGGGCTGCCCGGCGCGGAGGACCCGGAGCATGTGGTGCTGCGCCAGAACCGTGGCATGCGCCGGGCCACCCGGGTGGACACCATCGGTGCCGGTTTCGCGGGTGTGAGCGACGGCACGATGAGCGCGGGCCGCATCCTCGACGCCATCGCCCAGCTGCTCGGCGAGGACCCGGTCCTGCTGCGCGACCGCACACCGGCCCAGATCCGGCTGCTCGTGGAGCAGGGCTTCCTGGAGCCGGTGAAGTGA
- the topA gene encoding type I DNA topoisomerase, whose product MSPTSETAKGGRRLVIVESPAKAKTIKGYLGPGYIVEASVGHIRDLPSGAAEVPEKYTGEVRRLGVDVDHDFQPIYVVNADKRAQVKKLKDLLKESDELFLATDEDREGEAIAWHLQEVLKPKIPVKRMVFHEITKDAIRAAVANPRELNQKLVDAQETRRILDRLYGYEVSPVLWKKVMPRLSAGRVQSVATRLVVERERERIAFRSAEYWDLTGTFSTGRAEFEGSEATSFEGGGGRRAGASDPSSLLARLQTVDGRRVAQGRDFDSLGRLKNANTLQLDEANARALAAALENTRFSVRSVESKPYRRSPYAPFRTTTLQQEASRKLGFGAKPTMQIAQKLYENGYITYMRTDSTTLSGTAITAARAQVTQLYGADYLPPQPRTYAGKVKNAQEAHEAIRPSGDRFRTPAETGLTGDQFRLYELIWKRTVASQMKDATGNSVTVKIGGTAADGRDVEFTASGKTITFHGFLKAYVEGADDPNAELDDRERRLPQVSEGEALTAEEITADGHATKPPARYTEASLVKELEEREIGRPSTYASIIGTILDRGYVFKKGTALVPSFLSFAVVNLLEKHFGRLVDYDFTARMEDDLDRIARGEARSVPWLRRFYFGERAPDSDFPAGGSGAAEAGNGDGDHLGGLKELVTDLGAIDAREVSSFPVGDGIVLRVGRYGPYIERGEKDSENHQRADVPEELAPDELTVEFAEELLAKPSGDFELGTDSATGHPIVAKDGRYGPYVTEILPEGTPKTGKNAVKPRTASLFKSMSLDTVTLEDALKLMSLPRVVGTDAEGVEITAQNGRYGPYLKKGTDSRSLQSEEQLFTITLEEALAIYAQPKQRGRAAAKPPLKELGEDPVSGKPVVVKDGRFGPYVTDGETNATLRSDDSVETITQERGFELLAEKRAKGPAKKTAKKAPAKSAAKKTAAKKAPAKKTAAAKKTAAKKTATAAKTTTASTATATKAAAAKKATAASNGTGAED is encoded by the coding sequence TTGTCCCCGACCAGCGAGACCGCGAAGGGCGGCCGCCGACTCGTCATCGTCGAGTCGCCTGCCAAAGCGAAGACGATCAAGGGCTATCTCGGCCCTGGCTACATCGTCGAGGCGAGCGTCGGGCATATTCGCGACCTTCCCAGCGGCGCCGCGGAGGTGCCCGAGAAGTACACCGGTGAGGTCCGCCGTCTCGGTGTGGACGTCGACCATGACTTCCAGCCGATCTATGTGGTCAACGCAGACAAGCGGGCCCAGGTCAAGAAGCTCAAGGACCTGCTGAAGGAATCCGACGAACTCTTCCTCGCCACCGATGAGGACCGCGAGGGCGAGGCCATCGCCTGGCACCTGCAGGAAGTGCTCAAGCCGAAGATCCCGGTCAAGCGGATGGTCTTCCACGAGATCACCAAGGACGCGATCCGCGCGGCCGTGGCCAACCCGCGCGAGCTCAACCAGAAGCTGGTCGACGCCCAGGAGACCCGCCGCATCCTCGACCGCCTCTACGGCTACGAGGTCTCGCCGGTTCTGTGGAAGAAGGTCATGCCCCGGCTGTCCGCCGGCCGGGTCCAGTCCGTCGCCACCCGGCTCGTCGTCGAGCGGGAACGCGAGCGCATCGCGTTCCGCTCCGCCGAGTACTGGGACCTGACCGGCACCTTTTCCACGGGCCGTGCCGAATTCGAGGGGAGCGAAGCGACTTCGTTCGAGGGTGGCGGTGGGCGACGGGCGGGCGCCTCCGACCCGTCCTCGTTGCTCGCCCGCCTGCAGACCGTCGACGGCAGGCGCGTCGCGCAGGGCCGCGACTTCGACTCCCTGGGCCGGCTGAAGAACGCGAACACCCTCCAGCTCGACGAGGCGAACGCCCGCGCCCTGGCCGCCGCCCTGGAGAACACCCGGTTCTCCGTGCGGTCCGTCGAGTCCAAGCCGTACCGCCGCTCGCCGTACGCCCCGTTCCGTACGACGACGCTGCAGCAGGAGGCGAGCCGCAAGCTCGGCTTCGGCGCGAAGCCCACGATGCAGATCGCGCAGAAGCTGTACGAGAACGGCTACATCACCTATATGCGTACGGACTCGACGACGCTGAGCGGGACGGCGATCACCGCCGCCCGCGCCCAGGTCACGCAGTTGTACGGCGCCGACTACCTGCCGCCGCAGCCGCGCACCTACGCCGGGAAGGTGAAGAACGCGCAGGAGGCGCACGAGGCGATCCGCCCCTCCGGCGACCGCTTCCGCACCCCTGCCGAAACCGGTCTGACCGGCGACCAGTTCCGGCTCTACGAGCTGATCTGGAAGCGGACCGTCGCCTCCCAGATGAAGGACGCCACCGGCAACTCCGTCACTGTGAAGATCGGTGGCACGGCGGCCGACGGACGGGACGTCGAGTTCACCGCGTCCGGCAAGACCATCACCTTCCACGGCTTCCTGAAGGCCTACGTCGAGGGCGCGGACGACCCGAACGCCGAACTCGACGACCGCGAGCGCCGGCTGCCGCAGGTGTCCGAGGGCGAGGCCCTCACCGCCGAGGAGATCACGGCCGACGGCCACGCCACCAAGCCCCCGGCCCGCTACACCGAGGCGTCGCTGGTCAAGGAGCTGGAGGAGCGGGAGATCGGCCGCCCCTCGACGTACGCGTCGATCATCGGCACGATCCTCGACCGCGGATACGTGTTCAAGAAGGGCACGGCCCTCGTGCCGTCCTTCCTCTCCTTCGCCGTCGTCAACCTGCTGGAGAAGCACTTCGGCCGGCTCGTCGACTACGACTTCACCGCCCGCATGGAGGACGACCTCGACCGCATCGCGCGCGGCGAGGCGCGGTCCGTGCCGTGGCTCAGGCGGTTCTACTTCGGCGAGAGGGCCCCCGACAGCGACTTCCCTGCGGGCGGCAGCGGTGCGGCCGAGGCGGGCAACGGTGACGGGGACCACCTCGGCGGCCTCAAGGAACTGGTGACCGACCTGGGCGCGATCGACGCGCGCGAGGTGTCGTCGTTCCCGGTGGGCGACGGCATCGTGCTGCGGGTCGGGCGCTACGGCCCGTACATCGAGCGCGGCGAGAAGGACTCCGAGAACCACCAGCGCGCCGACGTCCCCGAGGAACTGGCACCCGACGAGCTGACGGTGGAGTTCGCCGAGGAGCTGCTCGCCAAGCCGAGCGGTGACTTCGAGCTGGGCACCGACTCGGCGACGGGCCACCCGATCGTCGCCAAGGACGGCCGCTACGGCCCGTACGTCACGGAGATCCTTCCCGAGGGCACCCCGAAGACCGGCAAGAACGCGGTCAAGCCGCGCACGGCCTCCCTCTTCAAGTCGATGTCCCTGGACACGGTGACGCTCGAGGACGCGCTGAAGCTGATGTCGCTGCCGCGCGTGGTCGGCACCGACGCCGAGGGCGTGGAGATCACCGCGCAGAACGGCCGGTACGGGCCGTATCTGAAGAAGGGCACCGACTCGCGGTCGCTGCAGTCCGAGGAGCAGCTCTTCACGATCACGCTGGAGGAGGCGCTGGCGATCTACGCCCAGCCCAAGCAGCGTGGCCGGGCCGCGGCCAAGCCGCCGCTGAAGGAGCTGGGCGAGGACCCGGTCAGCGGCAAGCCGGTCGTGGTGAAGGACGGCCGCTTCGGCCCGTACGTCACCGACGGCGAGACCAACGCGACCCTGCGTTCCGACGACAGCGTCGAGACGATCACCCAGGAGCGCGGGTTCGAGCTGCTCGCCGAGAAGCGTGCCAAGGGACCCGCCAAGAAGACGGCCAAGAAGGCCCCGGCCAAGTCGGCCGCCAAGAAGACGGCCGCCAAGAAGGCTCCGGCGAAGAAGACGGCGGCCGCCAAGAAGACCGCGGCGAAGAAGACCGCGACCGCCGCGAAGACGACGACGGCGTCCACGGCCACTGCGACGAAGGCCGCCGCCGCCAAGAAGGCGACGGCCGCCTCGAACGGGACCGGCGCCGAGGACTGA
- the tmk gene encoding dTMP kinase, whose protein sequence is MTRSEPPTAPQTAPDDALVADSRERAVRALLRRPQLKRLWSAQLVGGVGDVLALLVLVLLALQASIAEESFGGGSRGAAFAVATVFGVRILATLLFGAVLLGPLTSLTSPGGPLDRRWTMIAADGLRAALLIVAPLWIDWTPDDALALILVTAFVTSVAERFWTVCRESAAPALLPAPPPEGATVRPLPDHMDALRRLSLRTSFVAVPAAALTLVAAGLLNNLLGTGIDWFEQHQAALASYVAAGLFAASLSMVTFLELPGTRTPRARSPLEGLRRPKSTAGSGSDKGRTGAMPLLVLASASVAAAVSAAVAVFVLHAKDLGGGPVLYGLLVAALTGGVVVGIRTAPALLPSLSRRRLLALALACTGVALLAAGLVPDVTSVLLIAALAGVGAGTAANTGHTLLDQETEEARRARTTEHLHAVVRLFVALGAVIAPLVAAGIGPHRLESGRFVFAHGGAAFTLMLVGALLLPVAALVLAKADDRSGVPLRHDLRDALLGGDDPEPAMAGTGFFIALEGGDGAGKSTQAEALAEWIRDKGHEVVLTREPGATPVGKRLRSILLDVSSAGLSHRAEALLYAADRAEHIDTVVRPALERGAVVISDRYIDSSVAYQGAGRDLSPTEIARINRWATDGLVPHLTVLLDVAPETARERFTEAPDRLESEPAEFHARVRAGFLTLAAADPGRYLVVDAGQEPDAVGTVVRHRLDQVLPLSEAEIEAIEEARRKAEEEARRKAEEEAARKAEEERLERERQEQLARLRAEEEERKRRELEEAQRREAERQAEEARQRAEEAARRAEEERQRLLAEEKARAEAEARRKAEEERRRKEAAEEERLRAEAEALRLEKQRKAEEALRRAEEARRLAELAAAAAEAGPTTVSWAGAARGSDASSGSAVPSRPDVSGGSDASGGSAAADETAVLPKVTDDAAGGDGPGSGESSGRFRKGGRDSARGGSEGRSGWTRPSQPSEAEVTTELPQVSVAPGAADETEVLPAVPPPSATEETAVLPAITQDDEVVSTRELPRVDLENMPDRRRQRSDWAEETPLDDLPTLADELLGSRDDEQGEPGEPDEGGRGKGKGRRR, encoded by the coding sequence ATGACGCGATCCGAGCCGCCAACGGCCCCTCAAACGGCCCCCGACGACGCCTTGGTCGCGGACTCCCGCGAGCGCGCGGTCCGTGCCCTGCTGCGTCGCCCGCAACTGAAACGCCTCTGGAGCGCGCAGCTCGTAGGGGGTGTCGGCGACGTCCTCGCCCTCCTGGTGCTGGTGCTCCTCGCTCTCCAGGCGTCGATCGCCGAAGAATCGTTCGGCGGCGGCTCCCGGGGCGCGGCGTTCGCAGTGGCGACCGTTTTCGGGGTGCGGATCCTCGCGACGCTGCTGTTCGGCGCCGTCCTCCTCGGCCCGCTCACGTCGCTCACCTCCCCGGGCGGCCCGCTGGACCGCCGCTGGACCATGATCGCCGCGGACGGACTGCGGGCGGCCCTGCTCATCGTCGCGCCGCTGTGGATCGACTGGACGCCCGACGACGCGCTCGCCCTGATCCTCGTCACCGCCTTCGTGACATCGGTCGCCGAGCGGTTCTGGACGGTCTGCCGCGAGAGCGCGGCGCCCGCGCTGCTGCCCGCCCCTCCCCCGGAGGGCGCGACGGTGCGCCCGCTGCCGGACCACATGGACGCGCTGCGCCGCCTGTCGCTGCGCACGAGCTTCGTGGCGGTGCCGGCCGCGGCCCTCACCCTCGTCGCCGCGGGACTCCTCAACAACCTGCTGGGTACGGGCATCGACTGGTTCGAGCAGCACCAGGCGGCGCTCGCCTCGTATGTCGCGGCCGGACTGTTCGCCGCCTCGCTGTCCATGGTGACGTTCCTCGAACTGCCCGGTACGCGCACCCCGCGCGCCCGGTCGCCGCTGGAGGGGCTGCGCCGCCCGAAGAGCACCGCCGGTTCCGGTTCGGACAAGGGCCGCACCGGCGCCATGCCGCTGCTGGTGCTCGCCTCCGCTTCCGTGGCCGCCGCGGTGTCGGCCGCCGTCGCGGTGTTCGTGCTGCACGCCAAGGACCTGGGCGGCGGGCCCGTGCTGTACGGCCTGCTGGTGGCCGCGCTGACCGGCGGTGTCGTCGTCGGCATACGGACCGCGCCGGCCCTGCTGCCGTCGCTGTCGCGACGCCGGCTGCTCGCGCTGGCCCTCGCCTGCACCGGCGTCGCGCTGCTCGCCGCCGGACTCGTACCCGACGTCACCAGCGTGCTGCTGATCGCCGCGCTGGCCGGTGTCGGCGCGGGCACGGCGGCCAACACCGGGCACACCCTGCTCGACCAGGAGACCGAGGAGGCGCGGCGGGCCCGTACGACGGAGCACCTGCACGCGGTCGTCCGCCTCTTCGTGGCCCTCGGCGCGGTGATCGCCCCGCTCGTGGCCGCGGGCATCGGACCGCACCGGCTGGAGAGCGGCCGGTTCGTCTTCGCGCACGGCGGTGCCGCGTTCACGCTGATGCTGGTGGGCGCGCTGCTGCTGCCGGTGGCCGCGCTCGTCCTGGCCAAGGCCGACGACCGTTCCGGGGTGCCGCTGCGCCACGACCTCCGGGACGCGCTGCTCGGCGGCGACGACCCCGAGCCCGCAATGGCGGGCACCGGCTTCTTCATCGCCCTGGAAGGCGGCGACGGGGCCGGGAAGTCCACCCAGGCCGAGGCACTCGCCGAGTGGATCCGGGACAAGGGACACGAAGTCGTGCTCACGCGTGAGCCGGGAGCGACGCCGGTCGGCAAGCGGCTGCGGTCGATCCTGCTGGACGTCTCGAGCGCCGGACTGTCCCACCGCGCGGAGGCCCTGTTGTACGCGGCGGACCGCGCCGAGCACATCGACACGGTCGTACGGCCCGCCCTGGAGCGCGGCGCGGTCGTCATCTCCGACCGGTACATCGACTCCTCGGTGGCCTACCAGGGTGCCGGGCGCGACCTGTCGCCCACCGAGATCGCCCGCATCAACCGCTGGGCCACCGACGGCCTCGTACCGCACCTCACCGTGCTCCTCGACGTGGCGCCGGAGACCGCGCGCGAGCGGTTCACCGAGGCGCCGGACCGGCTGGAGTCGGAGCCCGCCGAGTTCCACGCGCGCGTGCGGGCCGGTTTCCTCACCCTGGCCGCGGCCGACCCCGGCCGGTACCTGGTCGTCGACGCCGGTCAGGAACCGGACGCGGTCGGTACGGTCGTCCGGCACCGGCTCGACCAGGTGCTGCCGCTCTCCGAGGCCGAGATCGAGGCCATCGAGGAAGCCCGGCGCAAGGCCGAGGAGGAGGCCCGCCGCAAGGCGGAGGAGGAAGCGGCGCGCAAGGCCGAGGAGGAGCGACTGGAGCGCGAGCGCCAGGAGCAGCTGGCGCGGCTGCGTGCCGAGGAGGAGGAGCGCAAGCGGCGCGAGCTGGAGGAGGCGCAGCGGCGCGAGGCCGAACGGCAGGCGGAGGAGGCCCGGCAGCGTGCTGAGGAGGCCGCCCGCCGTGCCGAGGAGGAGCGGCAGCGGCTCCTCGCCGAGGAGAAGGCGCGCGCGGAGGCGGAAGCCCGCCGCAAGGCGGAGGAGGAGCGCCGCCGCAAGGAGGCCGCGGAGGAGGAGCGGCTGCGCGCCGAGGCCGAGGCACTGCGCCTGGAGAAGCAGCGCAAGGCCGAGGAGGCACTGCGGCGGGCCGAGGAGGCCCGACGCCTCGCGGAACTGGCCGCGGCCGCGGCGGAGGCGGGGCCCACCACGGTGAGCTGGGCCGGCGCGGCACGTGGGTCGGACGCGTCGAGCGGATCGGCTGTGCCGAGCAGGCCGGACGTGTCTGGCGGTTCGGACGCGTCTGGTGGTTCGGCTGCGGCGGACGAGACGGCGGTGCTGCCCAAGGTGACGGACGACGCGGCCGGAGGGGACGGGCCGGGCTCCGGCGAGTCCTCGGGTCGGTTCCGCAAGGGCGGGCGTGACTCCGCGCGGGGCGGGAGCGAGGGGCGGTCCGGCTGGACCAGGCCCTCCCAGCCGTCCGAGGCCGAGGTGACGACCGAGCTGCCGCAGGTGTCGGTTGCGCCGGGGGCGGCCGACGAGACCGAGGTACTGCCGGCCGTGCCGCCGCCGAGTGCCACGGAGGAGACGGCGGTGCTCCCCGCGATCACCCAGGACGACGAGGTGGTCAGTACGCGCGAGCTGCCCCGGGTCGACCTCGAGAACATGCCGGACCGACGCAGGCAGCGCTCGGACTGGGCCGAGGAGACCCCGCTGGACGACCTGCCGACCCTGGCGGACGAACTGCTGGGCTCGCGCGACGACGAGCAGGGCGAACCGGGTGAACCCGACGAGGGTGGCCGGGGCAAGGGCAAGGGACGGCGCCGCTGA